One genomic segment of Mesoterricola silvestris includes these proteins:
- a CDS encoding NifB/NifX family molybdenum-iron cluster-binding protein produces the protein MRIAIPSSFPGGLEAGVHGHFGHCDVYTVVDVEGGAITRVGTLPPVPHEQGGCLAAVAFLAEAGVTALVAGGLGKRPLMGFNQAGIAVYRGAGVPTVGAAVGALLGGSLEVFSGEFTCGGGHHH, from the coding sequence ATGCGCATCGCCATCCCCTCCAGCTTTCCCGGCGGCCTCGAGGCCGGGGTCCACGGCCACTTCGGCCACTGCGACGTCTATACGGTCGTGGACGTGGAAGGCGGCGCCATCACCCGGGTGGGCACCCTGCCCCCGGTGCCCCACGAGCAGGGCGGATGCCTGGCGGCCGTGGCCTTCCTGGCGGAAGCGGGCGTGACGGCCCTGGTCGCCGGCGGCCTGGGCAAGCGGCCCCTCATGGGTTTCAACCAGGCGGGCATCGCGGTGTACCGGGGGGCCGGCGTGCCCACCGTGGGCGCGGCCGTGGGGGCCCTCCTGGGGGGCAGCCTGGAGGTCTTTTCCGGCGAATTCACCTGCGGCGGCGGACACCACCACTGA
- a CDS encoding TlpA family protein disulfide reductase, which translates to MNLCSLAFLLCLPLAASDAEAVLAAAQAKGQAVAKARAAHVEAGRNSMDFKADVAKELAGVTARLATETDPAVRQALRVTQLYYLRLARQTPTAEQVALALKEVPPTSAAWALDKGLLPALGDWAPREAASYLAEARAHQPDGPTRRNLLFEHFTVGVDTGTEADWKPSFEALQKDFPGSTEALKAQDRLKAELKTAVGVQAPPFSLTSLEGAPLSLDTFKGQFVLIDFWATWCPDCRAGMPYLMRAQARFKDKGLKVLSLSFDRKVEHIAPYRANPATSMPWTHAFLPQGFKNPISEAYGVRSIPKPVLVGPDGRIVATGGDLHGEKLEKTLERILGR; encoded by the coding sequence ATGAACCTGTGCTCTCTGGCTTTCCTGCTCTGCCTGCCCCTGGCGGCCTCCGATGCGGAGGCCGTGCTGGCCGCCGCCCAGGCGAAGGGCCAGGCCGTGGCCAAGGCCCGGGCCGCCCACGTGGAGGCGGGCCGGAACTCCATGGATTTCAAGGCCGACGTGGCCAAGGAACTGGCCGGGGTCACCGCCCGCCTGGCCACCGAGACCGATCCCGCCGTCCGCCAGGCCCTCCGGGTCACCCAGCTGTACTACCTGCGCCTGGCCCGCCAGACCCCCACGGCCGAGCAGGTGGCCCTCGCCCTCAAGGAGGTGCCCCCCACCTCGGCCGCCTGGGCCCTGGACAAGGGCCTCCTGCCGGCCCTGGGGGACTGGGCCCCCCGGGAGGCCGCGTCCTACCTGGCCGAGGCCCGGGCCCACCAGCCCGACGGCCCCACCCGCCGGAACCTCCTCTTCGAGCACTTCACCGTGGGGGTGGACACCGGCACCGAGGCGGACTGGAAGCCCTCCTTCGAGGCCCTCCAGAAGGACTTCCCCGGTTCCACCGAGGCCCTCAAGGCCCAGGACCGCCTCAAGGCCGAGCTGAAGACCGCCGTGGGCGTGCAGGCCCCCCCCTTCAGCCTCACGTCCCTGGAGGGCGCCCCCCTGTCCCTGGACACCTTCAAGGGCCAGTTCGTCCTCATCGATTTCTGGGCCACCTGGTGCCCCGACTGCCGCGCCGGCATGCCCTACCTCATGCGCGCCCAGGCCCGCTTCAAGGACAAGGGCCTGAAGGTCCTGAGCCTCTCCTTCGACCGCAAGGTGGAGCACATCGCCCCCTACCGCGCCAACCCCGCCACCTCCATGCCCTGGACCCACGCCTTCCTCCCCCAGGGCTTCAAGAACCCCATCAGCGAAGCCTACGGCGTGCGCAGCATCCCCAAGCCCGTCCTGGTCGGCCCCGACGGCCGCATCGTCGCCACCGGCGGGGACCTGCACGGCGAGAAGCTGGAAAAGACCCTGGAGCGGATTCTGGGCCGGTAA
- a CDS encoding PaaI family thioesterase has protein sequence MPEPAFQDYYPENVSHCYGCGSLNALGLRIRTRWEGDESVTRFTPRPEHTAIPGFVYGGLLASLVDCHSTGTAAAAMYRQEGRAMDTLPAYRFVTASLHVDYLAPTPLGVELEVRGRVKRIEGRKVVVEATVSALGKVTARGEVVAAQMREGFGQV, from the coding sequence GTGCCCGAGCCCGCCTTCCAGGACTACTACCCCGAGAACGTCTCCCACTGCTACGGCTGCGGCAGCCTCAACGCCCTGGGCCTGCGCATCCGCACCCGGTGGGAAGGCGACGAGTCCGTCACCCGCTTCACCCCCCGGCCCGAGCACACCGCCATCCCGGGCTTCGTGTACGGGGGCCTCCTGGCCTCCCTGGTGGATTGCCATTCCACGGGCACGGCGGCCGCCGCCATGTACCGGCAGGAAGGCCGGGCCATGGACACCCTCCCCGCCTATCGCTTCGTCACCGCCTCCCTGCACGTGGACTACCTGGCCCCCACGCCCCTGGGGGTGGAACTGGAGGTGCGGGGGCGGGTCAAGCGCATCGAAGGGCGGAAAGTGGTGGTGGAAGCCACCGTGTCCGCCCTGGGCAAGGTCACGGCCCGGGGCGAGGTGGTGGCCGCCCAGATGCGGGAGGGCTTCGGGCAGGTATAG
- a CDS encoding class I SAM-dependent DNA methyltransferase: protein MPGTGHFDKAAKDWDQEDRRVALARAVAAAMRSQASLTRSDSVLDFGCGTGLVTLELAPLAGSITGADTSPGMLAALAAKAPIPRIQLEPDGDGDLGGPYDLIVSSMTLHHVFDVPDLFLRLGRHLKPGGRVALADLDVEDGSFHGGADGVFHLGFQRDRVAAWLREAGFREVRVETACTTTKEGRDYSIFLALGIKD from the coding sequence ATGCCGGGCACCGGACATTTCGACAAGGCGGCCAAGGATTGGGACCAGGAGGACCGGCGGGTGGCCCTCGCCCGGGCGGTGGCCGCCGCGATGCGGAGCCAGGCCTCCCTCACCCGGTCGGATTCGGTGCTGGACTTCGGCTGCGGCACGGGCCTCGTGACCCTGGAGCTGGCGCCCCTGGCGGGCTCCATCACGGGGGCGGACACGTCCCCGGGCATGCTCGCGGCCCTGGCCGCCAAGGCCCCCATCCCCCGGATCCAGCTGGAACCCGACGGGGACGGCGACCTGGGCGGCCCCTACGACCTCATCGTAAGCAGCATGACCCTCCACCACGTCTTCGACGTGCCCGACCTGTTCCTGAGGCTCGGGAGGCACCTGAAGCCGGGCGGAAGGGTCGCCCTGGCGGACCTGGACGTGGAGGACGGCAGCTTCCACGGCGGGGCCGACGGGGTGTTCCACCTGGGATTCCAGCGGGACCGGGTGGCCGCCTGGCTTCGCGAGGCGGGCTTCCGGGAGGTGCGGGTGGAGACCGCGTGCACGACCACCAAGGAGGGACGGGACTACTCCATCTTCCTCGCCCTCGGAATTAAGGACTGA
- a CDS encoding DUF3034 family protein, which produces MNILSPGKALRRPLWLAAALLVGHSAQAGAPLVGLDGVGGIAFNPLAYVAGTPDPGSFVGKPVVGMWYISLGKAAIDWTTFGVATSLGKRVEVSYGFEAAAVEKLEGIHKNTFAAKVLLLPENTGGAWVPAISVGAKHKNTTFHVSGDTKSDGMDYYLVATKLVTQLPKPVLLSAGVQSTQEQVTGLIGFNKERATIVYGNVDVILASWLCVGVEYRTGPDYGKAGGNYKDASYYNIHAAYFASKQLSFAGAYTNAGKNTWNGGESGDKLGFGGGFVVSMHYTF; this is translated from the coding sequence ATGAACATCCTTTCCCCCGGCAAGGCCCTCCGTCGCCCGCTTTGGCTCGCCGCCGCCCTCCTGGTCGGCCATTCCGCCCAAGCGGGCGCGCCCCTGGTGGGCCTGGACGGCGTCGGCGGCATCGCCTTCAATCCCCTGGCGTACGTGGCCGGGACGCCGGATCCCGGTTCCTTCGTGGGCAAGCCCGTGGTGGGCATGTGGTACATCAGCCTCGGCAAGGCCGCCATCGACTGGACCACCTTCGGCGTGGCCACCTCCCTGGGCAAGCGCGTGGAGGTCTCGTACGGCTTCGAGGCCGCCGCCGTGGAGAAGCTGGAGGGCATCCACAAGAACACCTTCGCCGCCAAGGTCCTCCTCCTGCCCGAGAACACCGGCGGCGCCTGGGTCCCCGCCATCTCCGTGGGCGCCAAGCACAAGAACACCACCTTCCACGTGAGCGGCGACACCAAGTCCGACGGCATGGACTACTACCTGGTGGCCACCAAGCTCGTCACCCAGCTGCCCAAGCCCGTGCTGCTCTCCGCCGGGGTCCAGTCCACCCAGGAGCAGGTGACCGGCCTCATCGGTTTCAACAAGGAGCGGGCGACGATCGTGTACGGCAATGTGGATGTGATTCTCGCCAGCTGGCTCTGCGTGGGCGTGGAATACCGCACGGGCCCGGACTACGGCAAGGCCGGCGGGAACTACAAGGACGCGAGCTACTACAACATCCACGCGGCGTACTTCGCCAGCAAGCAGCTGTCCTTCGCCGGGGCCTACACGAATGCCGGAAAGAACACCTGGAACGGCGGCGAATCCGGCGACAAGCTGGGATTCGGCGGCGGGTTCGTGGTGAGCATGCACTACACCTTCTGA
- a CDS encoding glutamine synthetase family protein, with amino-acid sequence MEMNDQLALNPNKIVKALQKPAVDFTKQDIVRYIEQNDIRMLNFRYVAGDGRLKKLNFVINSKSHLEKILCMGERVDGSSLFPFVSADSSDLYVVPRFRTAYVNPFTEVPTIDLLCSFFDNHGDPLESAPEYILHKAQRTLKERTGLTMEALGELEYYLFSEIDSIYPIVEQKGYHESHPFSKWGLVRREAMQVISEMGGNIKYGHAEVGNIIANGMEMVQHEIEFLPVPIEQAADQIVMAKWAIREVAYKHNLEVSFAPKIIAGQAGSGLHIHTRFMKDGQNAMADDQGLTETARKVIAGYLMSAESLTAFGNTVPTSFLRLVPHQEAPTSICWGDRNRSVLVRVPLGWQGVGDRMLLSANPQEPANGVRAFENNQTVELRSPDGSANAHHLLAGMAVAGRFGLEHPDALQVAQDLYVRADATKVEGLKQLPASCFESADCLARDRARYEDGGVFPAGLIDSQIRNLKAFDDLNMSEKIFGHADSLKDLVNLHLHCG; translated from the coding sequence ATGGAAATGAACGACCAGCTCGCCCTGAACCCCAACAAGATCGTCAAGGCCCTGCAGAAGCCGGCGGTGGATTTCACCAAGCAGGACATCGTCCGCTACATCGAGCAGAACGACATCCGCATGCTGAACTTCCGGTACGTGGCGGGGGACGGGCGTCTCAAGAAGCTGAACTTCGTCATCAACAGCAAGTCCCACCTGGAAAAGATCCTCTGCATGGGTGAGCGGGTGGACGGCTCCAGCCTCTTCCCCTTCGTGTCGGCGGATTCCAGCGATCTGTACGTGGTGCCCCGCTTCCGCACGGCCTACGTGAATCCCTTCACCGAAGTGCCCACCATCGACCTGCTGTGCAGCTTCTTCGACAACCACGGGGATCCCCTGGAGAGCGCCCCGGAGTACATCCTCCACAAGGCCCAGCGCACCCTCAAGGAGCGCACCGGCCTGACCATGGAGGCCCTGGGCGAACTGGAGTACTACCTCTTCTCGGAGATAGATTCCATCTATCCCATCGTGGAGCAGAAGGGCTACCACGAATCCCACCCCTTCTCCAAGTGGGGCCTGGTGCGCCGGGAGGCCATGCAGGTCATCAGCGAAATGGGCGGCAACATCAAGTACGGCCACGCCGAAGTGGGCAATATCATCGCCAACGGCATGGAGATGGTGCAGCACGAGATCGAGTTCCTGCCCGTGCCCATCGAGCAGGCCGCGGACCAGATCGTCATGGCCAAGTGGGCCATCCGGGAAGTGGCCTACAAGCACAACCTGGAAGTGAGCTTCGCCCCCAAGATCATCGCGGGCCAGGCCGGCAGCGGCCTCCACATCCACACCCGCTTCATGAAGGACGGCCAGAACGCCATGGCCGACGACCAGGGCCTCACGGAAACCGCCCGCAAGGTCATCGCCGGCTACCTCATGAGCGCCGAGTCCCTCACCGCCTTCGGCAACACGGTGCCCACCTCCTTCCTGCGCCTGGTGCCCCACCAGGAGGCCCCCACCAGCATCTGCTGGGGGGACCGCAACCGCTCGGTGCTGGTGCGCGTGCCCCTGGGCTGGCAGGGGGTGGGCGACCGCATGCTCCTTTCCGCCAACCCCCAGGAACCCGCCAACGGCGTGCGGGCCTTCGAGAACAACCAGACCGTGGAACTGCGCAGCCCCGACGGAAGCGCCAACGCCCACCACCTCCTGGCCGGCATGGCCGTGGCCGGCCGCTTTGGCCTGGAGCACCCCGACGCCCTGCAGGTGGCCCAGGACCTCTACGTGCGCGCCGACGCCACCAAGGTGGAGGGCCTGAAGCAGCTGCCCGCCTCCTGCTTCGAGTCCGCGGACTGCCTGGCCCGGGACCGGGCCCGGTACGAGGACGGCGGCGTCTTCCCCGCCGGCCTCATCGATTCCCAGATCCGCAACCTCAAGGCCTTCGACGATCTCAATATGAGTGAGAAGATCTTCGGACACGCGGATTCCCTCAAGGACCTCGTGAACCTCCACCTGCACTGCGGCTGA
- a CDS encoding pyridoxamine 5'-phosphate oxidase family protein, with protein sequence MRTDVRFPLRAALAALLLALPALAGAPAKPPTREETLAAARELMTSCHYVALATVAADGGPQVRTMNPFPPEADMSVWMATNGTTRKVAELRANPRVTLFYGDLARAEGYVALRGRALLVTDPAEIKKRHRAYWDQAFPGGKDLVLIHVVPERLEIIHYKSNLNGDPKGWAVPAVVF encoded by the coding sequence ATGCGTACCGATGTCCGCTTCCCCCTTCGCGCCGCCCTCGCGGCCCTCCTCCTGGCCCTGCCGGCCCTGGCCGGAGCGCCGGCCAAGCCCCCGACCCGGGAGGAGACCCTGGCCGCCGCCCGGGAGCTCATGACCTCCTGCCACTATGTGGCCCTGGCCACCGTGGCGGCCGACGGCGGCCCCCAGGTGCGGACCATGAATCCCTTCCCCCCCGAGGCGGACATGTCCGTGTGGATGGCCACCAACGGCACCACCCGCAAGGTGGCCGAGTTGCGGGCGAACCCCCGGGTGACGCTCTTCTACGGCGACCTGGCCCGGGCCGAGGGCTACGTGGCCCTGCGGGGCCGGGCCCTCCTGGTCACCGACCCGGCCGAGATCAAGAAGCGCCACCGGGCCTACTGGGACCAGGCCTTCCCCGGCGGCAAGGACCTGGTCCTGATCCACGTGGTGCCTGAGCGCCTGGAGATCATCCATTACAAGTCCAACCTAAACGGAGATCCGAAAGGCTGGGCGGTACCGGCGGTGGTGTTTTAG
- a CDS encoding sensor histidine kinase gives MLLCVSLLFTAVALRAYHRLGVAGNPWILGSAALLPAFHLATIVLAVPMAWRIRARGWPVLVFAQRLVVALALSEAACALIVLLDLWVRGRAGMQTPNAAGVMLSYLFVVAPAMTAAGGLVAARANAMDEKEAMVAEANIARTRLLQSQLHPHVLFNALNGLAELIHKDPPTAEQSVKHLADLLRRILRASETPTFSLGEERALVEDYLFIEGLRLGLRLRLQWDWDASLDGQQVPPLLIQPLVENAIKHGIAPNRGGGELLVRVGRDGRDLILEVWNTGAAYEARPGSGIGLRNLEARLALHFGLDTAFSIQPDKGGTLASIRLPGVLLH, from the coding sequence GTGCTCCTGTGCGTCTCCCTGCTCTTCACGGCGGTGGCCCTCCGGGCCTACCACCGGCTCGGCGTGGCGGGCAATCCCTGGATCCTGGGATCGGCCGCGTTGCTGCCCGCGTTCCATCTGGCGACCATCGTCCTGGCGGTGCCCATGGCCTGGCGGATCCGGGCGAGGGGCTGGCCCGTCCTCGTCTTCGCCCAGAGGCTGGTGGTGGCCCTCGCCCTCTCCGAGGCCGCCTGCGCCCTCATCGTGCTCCTGGACCTGTGGGTGCGGGGCAGGGCGGGAATGCAGACCCCGAACGCCGCGGGGGTCATGCTGTCCTATCTCTTCGTCGTGGCGCCGGCCATGACGGCCGCGGGAGGCCTCGTGGCCGCCAGAGCCAATGCAATGGATGAAAAGGAAGCCATGGTCGCAGAAGCGAACATCGCCCGGACGCGGCTGCTCCAGAGCCAGCTCCACCCCCACGTGCTTTTCAATGCCCTCAATGGCCTGGCGGAGCTCATCCACAAGGATCCGCCCACCGCCGAGCAGAGCGTCAAGCACCTGGCCGATCTGCTCCGCAGGATCCTCCGGGCCTCGGAAACGCCGACCTTCTCCCTGGGCGAGGAACGGGCCCTGGTGGAGGATTACTTGTTCATCGAAGGGCTGCGCCTGGGCCTTCGGCTGCGCCTCCAGTGGGACTGGGATGCCAGCCTGGACGGCCAGCAGGTTCCGCCCCTGCTCATCCAGCCCCTGGTGGAGAACGCCATCAAGCACGGCATCGCCCCCAACCGGGGCGGCGGCGAGCTGCTGGTGCGGGTGGGGCGGGACGGCCGGGACCTGATCCTGGAAGTGTGGAACACCGGCGCGGCGTACGAGGCCCGGCCGGGGTCGGGCATCGGCCTGAGGAACCTGGAAGCCCGTCTGGCGTTGCATTTCGGCCTGGACACGGCCTTCAGCATCCAGCCGGACAAGGGCGGCACCCTGGCCTCCATTCGCTTGCCGGGCGTCTTGCTACACTGA
- a CDS encoding LytR/AlgR family response regulator transcription factor, with protein sequence MDRLNVVIADDEPLALERLARLLNEADCQVVASLEDGPSLLEWVAANGDTKVDVLFLDIQMPGLNGLEVLAELKRPPLTVFVTAHADYAIQAFEAAAVDYLLKPVYEDRLARTLQRVRERKVHRLTTAEWHAMLPPLERVPVLAGFGTILLDLKFITHFEFADDKVWAHALTRRHETTWGSLREVEETFPAAGMVRIQRNLLLRPEAVIGVRELMRGRLEVRLAKHTELIVSRTMAKVLRARLSMD encoded by the coding sequence ATGGACCGCCTGAACGTCGTCATAGCGGATGATGAACCGCTCGCCCTGGAGCGCTTGGCCCGCCTGCTGAACGAGGCGGACTGCCAGGTGGTCGCTTCCCTGGAGGACGGACCCTCGCTCCTGGAGTGGGTGGCCGCCAACGGGGACACCAAGGTGGATGTGCTCTTCCTGGACATCCAGATGCCCGGCCTCAACGGGCTGGAGGTTCTGGCCGAACTCAAGCGCCCGCCTCTCACCGTCTTCGTGACCGCCCACGCCGACTACGCCATCCAGGCCTTCGAAGCCGCCGCGGTGGACTACCTCCTGAAGCCCGTGTACGAGGACCGCCTGGCCCGCACCCTCCAGCGGGTGCGGGAGCGCAAGGTGCACCGCCTCACCACCGCCGAATGGCACGCCATGCTCCCCCCCCTGGAACGGGTGCCCGTCCTGGCGGGCTTCGGCACCATCCTGCTGGACCTGAAGTTCATCACCCACTTCGAATTCGCGGACGACAAGGTGTGGGCCCACGCCCTCACCCGGCGCCACGAGACCACCTGGGGGAGCCTGCGGGAGGTGGAGGAGACCTTCCCCGCCGCCGGCATGGTCCGCATCCAGCGCAACCTCCTCCTGCGGCCCGAGGCCGTCATCGGGGTGAGGGAACTGATGCGGGGGCGCCTGGAAGTGCGCCTGGCCAAGCACACCGAACTGATCGTCAGCCGCACCATGGCGAAGGTGCTCCGGGCACGGCTTTCCATGGATTGA
- a CDS encoding TonB-dependent receptor plug domain-containing protein: MSICARSHLMLALVCLGGARLGADAPPPKEAPKPAPETSPFKLGEVTVVVTDKQEALETVNTRLDAEQIRALNRDTVGAALTALPGVALTVNSRNEQMLYVRGNDSRQVPVFVDGIPVYVPYDGEMDYGRFTTFDLAEIQVAKGYSSILYGPNTLGGAINLVTRRPTQAFEGDLVGGLAQGGGQRAAFNAGTRQAAFYVQAGASYLSSDHWRLPSSFVPTVREDGGWRDNSYTRDKKASLKVGWTPNATDEYVVGYVNQRGVKGNPVGTNPTITANYWQWPVWNKESAFLSSRTALGSQSDLKLRAYYDTYENTLTAYTDGTYTTVATTGSLKPTGKSYYRDFTHGALAEFQTTLIPSHSLRAVLQTKTDVHRDGNSDLTPTAAWTHYEDHYVSAGLEDSISLAPAWDLSLGAGWDQLRPVASGAWTRPRPRAYGHGQAGLFWRAAPGLQVYATLAQKEHFPTLKDRYSLRLGTYIDNPDLAPERSLNLETGAKLALGTWFQVEGAVFSSVIRDLIQGMPLPSGKMQMQNIGEVRHSGAELSVAYKPSGILQAGLGYTYLDRRNVTNPDVKLTGTPRNHLSGYVKVQALATLHVLASVQSQDALWDSYANLAKQSVTARLGGFTTANLSLGWKPLAALQLDAGFTNILDHTYQLSTGYPLPGRMWFANVRYHF; this comes from the coding sequence ATGTCCATTTGTGCGCGTTCCCATTTGATGCTCGCCCTGGTGTGCCTGGGCGGGGCCCGCCTGGGGGCGGACGCCCCGCCCCCCAAGGAGGCCCCCAAGCCCGCGCCCGAAACCAGTCCCTTCAAGCTCGGGGAGGTCACCGTGGTGGTCACCGACAAGCAGGAGGCCCTGGAGACCGTCAACACCCGCCTGGACGCCGAGCAGATCCGCGCCCTCAACCGCGACACCGTGGGCGCGGCCCTCACGGCCCTGCCGGGCGTGGCCCTCACCGTGAATTCCCGCAACGAGCAGATGCTCTACGTGCGCGGCAACGATTCCCGGCAGGTGCCCGTGTTCGTGGACGGCATCCCGGTGTACGTGCCCTACGACGGCGAAATGGACTACGGGCGCTTCACCACCTTCGACCTCGCGGAGATCCAGGTGGCCAAGGGCTACAGCTCGATCCTCTACGGGCCCAACACCCTGGGCGGGGCCATCAACCTGGTGACCCGGCGTCCCACCCAGGCCTTCGAGGGGGACCTGGTGGGCGGCCTCGCCCAGGGCGGCGGACAGCGGGCAGCCTTCAACGCCGGCACCCGCCAGGCGGCCTTCTACGTGCAGGCGGGCGCCTCGTACCTCAGCAGCGACCACTGGCGCCTCCCCTCCAGCTTCGTGCCCACGGTGCGGGAGGACGGCGGCTGGCGGGACAATTCCTACACCCGCGACAAGAAGGCCTCCCTGAAGGTGGGCTGGACCCCCAACGCCACGGACGAGTACGTGGTGGGCTACGTGAACCAGCGGGGCGTCAAGGGCAACCCCGTGGGCACCAACCCCACCATCACGGCCAACTACTGGCAGTGGCCCGTGTGGAACAAGGAGAGCGCCTTCCTCTCCTCCCGCACCGCCCTGGGGAGCCAGAGCGACCTGAAGCTGCGGGCCTACTACGACACCTACGAGAACACCCTCACGGCGTACACCGACGGCACCTACACCACCGTCGCCACCACCGGCAGCCTCAAGCCCACCGGCAAAAGCTACTACCGGGACTTCACCCACGGCGCCCTGGCGGAATTCCAGACCACCCTCATCCCCTCCCACAGCCTCCGGGCGGTGCTGCAGACCAAGACGGACGTGCACCGGGACGGGAATTCGGACCTCACCCCCACCGCGGCCTGGACCCACTACGAGGACCACTACGTCTCCGCCGGCCTGGAGGACAGCATCTCCCTGGCCCCGGCCTGGGATCTGTCCCTGGGGGCGGGCTGGGACCAGCTCCGCCCGGTGGCCTCCGGCGCCTGGACGCGGCCCCGGCCCCGGGCCTACGGCCACGGCCAGGCCGGCCTCTTCTGGCGGGCGGCGCCCGGGCTGCAGGTGTACGCCACCCTGGCCCAGAAGGAGCACTTCCCCACCCTCAAGGACCGCTACTCCCTGCGCCTGGGCACCTACATCGACAATCCGGACCTGGCGCCCGAGCGTTCCCTCAACCTTGAGACCGGCGCCAAGCTGGCCCTGGGCACCTGGTTCCAGGTGGAGGGGGCGGTGTTCAGCAGCGTCATCCGGGATCTCATCCAGGGCATGCCCCTGCCCAGCGGCAAGATGCAGATGCAGAACATCGGCGAGGTGCGGCATTCGGGGGCCGAGCTTTCCGTGGCCTACAAGCCCTCCGGCATCCTGCAGGCGGGCCTGGGCTACACCTACCTGGACCGGCGCAACGTCACCAACCCCGACGTCAAGCTCACCGGCACGCCCCGCAACCACCTTTCGGGCTACGTGAAGGTGCAGGCCCTGGCCACCCTCCACGTGCTGGCCTCCGTGCAGAGCCAGGACGCCCTGTGGGACAGCTACGCCAACCTGGCCAAGCAGTCCGTGACCGCGCGCCTGGGCGGCTTCACCACCGCCAACCTGAGCCTGGGCTGGAAGCCCCTGGCCGCCCTGCAGCTGGACGCCGGCTTCACCAATATCCTCGACCACACCTACCAGCTTTCCACCGGCTACCCCCTCCCGGGCCGCATGTGGTTCGCCAATGTCCGCTACCACTTCTGA